One genomic region from SAR92 clade bacterium H455 encodes:
- a CDS encoding acyl carrier protein, translating to MTNSIKPTVAEIVCDYILDNQTVVDTVDASMPLDKLNIDSLEKNSLIMDLGEHFDIDISDLQIESFVTIADIIDHIELMLAAQPSIEELAEIQRADLAEFESEAMDS from the coding sequence ATGACAAATAGTATAAAACCAACGGTTGCAGAAATTGTTTGTGATTATATTCTCGATAATCAGACTGTAGTGGATACAGTGGATGCTTCCATGCCCTTAGATAAATTAAACATTGATTCACTGGAAAAAAATTCATTGATCATGGATCTTGGAGAGCATTTCGATATTGATATTTCCGATCTGCAGATTGAATCCTTTGTCACCATTGCCGACATTATTGATCATATTGAACTAATGCTTGCCGCACAGCCGTCGATAGAAGAATTGGCGGAGATTCAGCGTGCGGATCTTGCCGAATTCGAATCGGAAGCCATGGATAGTTAG
- a CDS encoding S1-like domain-containing RNA-binding protein codes for MAQVGRFNKLEVVKEVDFGVYLDGGELGTILLPQRYMPEDCELGDWIDVFLYFDSEDLLIATTESPRVEVGRCEMLKVIDINNAGAFMDWGLPKDLLVPYSEQLKPMEVGYSYVVYVFHDQDSDRIAASTRLQDYLAEESVWVKPRQAVSLLIAGRTDLGYKAVINDQYLGLIFRDDAFRPLKVGERLPGFIKSIRPDGKIDLVISQGTLQGDHDLGEQIIESLRASGGVSTLTDKSQPEEIYRTFKVSKKKYKQALGSLYRSKRILLSAEKIQLVE; via the coding sequence ATGGCACAGGTTGGCAGGTTTAATAAATTAGAAGTGGTTAAAGAAGTCGATTTTGGTGTCTATTTGGATGGCGGTGAGTTGGGTACGATTTTATTGCCTCAGCGCTATATGCCAGAGGATTGTGAGCTCGGCGACTGGATTGATGTTTTTCTCTACTTTGATTCTGAAGATCTGTTAATTGCCACTACAGAAAGCCCCAGGGTCGAAGTAGGGCGCTGTGAAATGCTTAAAGTCATAGACATTAATAACGCCGGCGCCTTTATGGATTGGGGTCTGCCAAAAGATCTCCTGGTGCCATACAGCGAGCAGCTCAAGCCTATGGAAGTAGGCTATTCCTACGTGGTCTATGTATTCCACGATCAGGATAGCGACCGTATCGCTGCATCGACTCGCCTGCAGGACTACCTTGCCGAAGAGTCTGTGTGGGTTAAGCCGCGCCAGGCCGTTAGCCTGTTAATCGCTGGGCGCACCGATCTGGGCTACAAAGCGGTGATCAACGACCAGTATCTGGGGCTTATATTTCGCGATGACGCATTTAGACCACTAAAGGTCGGTGAGCGTTTGCCGGGCTTTATTAAGAGCATTCGCCCCGATGGCAAGATTGATCTGGTGATTTCACAGGGAACTCTGCAGGGTGATCACGACTTGGGTGAGCAAATTATTGAAAGTTTGCGCGCATCAGGCGGCGTCTCAACCTTGACGGATAAAAGCCAGCCAGAGGAGATATACCGTACCTTTAAGGTCTCCAAGAAAAAATATAAACAGGCGCTGGGTTCACTTTACAGAAGCAAAAGAATTTTATTGAGTGCAGAAAAAATTCAGCTTGTTGAATGA
- a CDS encoding TonB-dependent receptor: MYRNNRLSLAVSIAMGASFAGMANAAIEEVIVTATKTSASTQDIAVAVSAITSEKLDQMGVANFEDYLIQLPGVTAGGSGPGQNTIYIRGVASTTPNLTTAGVAGLAPNVALYLDEQPLSQPGRNLDVYAADMNRIEVLSGPQGTLFGASSQAGTVRLITNKPDPTDTYGRVKVGISKTAKGEASNSIEAMFNMPVNDKLTVRGVVYRDDQGGYIDNVHGTVTALESARFREAGTMRSNGVAVSDLRAGFQTQTYIDSIQGLSYQENRVPLDPTDPASYALVDFQEADNSALVEDDFNDAMYEGFRIGALVDLNEDWSLLLGYGHQDLETDGVFQADPNLGTDSPSVQRFSPDTLEDSFDNINWKLEGRIGALDIVYAGAYTKRETDQVVDYTDYLFVGQYLPYYICDTTVTYPEYNYYNPGYASNIPAGTCYAPDTYVESYSETTVSTHELRFTTDQDKSIRATGGAFYSDLELQERVNFRYPGMTQANFWNLYDGADSPLNLPFDDGFLSQTGAFERDTIFRNDIKRTDEQVGVFGEVTFDLNDEFSFTAGARWYDVRVDMEGGANSSFGNFFQGQDVNAFGTNITDLYDGDGKLTFIGDSKLATRITFEDGVTFDEVKAALTAADGFSVGRGSVANAPNAISDVEITGILNALKAPDEAKTSGTIVKATLNWTPNENVLFYGTYSEGFRPGLLNRPGGASNAAGYTVPFELMTDEVTNYEFGWKTDLLNGQLRFNGSAFFVEIENLQTTIFDPSIANLFFSDNAANAEVTGVETDFILALDSLQGLTISGGMSILDTEITKVLTPTDDVVKGDSLAFAPEFQANLQARYEWALSSGFVAHVMPHVAHSDKSYSDIIRMNRDEIQGWTMVGITAGITGETWGAELFVDNLTDQRAELSRNFVNDRERVSYARPRTMGMRLTYNF; this comes from the coding sequence ATGTATAGAAATAACAGACTAAGTTTGGCGGTTTCGATTGCCATGGGTGCTTCATTTGCTGGTATGGCAAATGCAGCGATTGAGGAGGTTATCGTAACAGCAACTAAAACCTCTGCTAGCACTCAGGATATTGCAGTAGCAGTTTCTGCAATTACTTCAGAAAAACTGGACCAAATGGGCGTTGCAAATTTCGAAGACTATTTAATTCAACTTCCCGGTGTTACCGCCGGCGGTAGTGGTCCTGGACAGAATACAATTTATATCCGTGGTGTAGCATCGACTACCCCTAACTTGACAACCGCTGGTGTAGCCGGTTTGGCTCCCAACGTAGCACTCTATTTAGATGAGCAGCCGCTCTCGCAGCCGGGCCGTAATCTGGATGTTTACGCAGCCGATATGAACCGTATCGAAGTACTTTCTGGACCTCAGGGCACCTTGTTTGGCGCCAGCTCGCAGGCCGGTACAGTACGTTTGATCACTAACAAGCCAGATCCCACTGATACCTACGGTCGCGTTAAAGTTGGTATCTCGAAGACAGCTAAAGGTGAGGCTAGCAATAGCATCGAAGCCATGTTCAATATGCCGGTTAACGACAAGCTAACAGTCCGTGGTGTGGTTTATCGCGATGATCAAGGTGGTTATATTGATAACGTACATGGAACCGTTACTGCTCTTGAGAGTGCGCGTTTCCGTGAAGCAGGTACTATGCGCTCGAATGGCGTTGCAGTATCTGATCTGCGTGCCGGATTCCAGACTCAGACGTATATCGATTCTATTCAGGGTCTGTCTTATCAGGAAAATAGGGTTCCTTTAGATCCAACTGATCCTGCAAGCTATGCGCTGGTTGATTTTCAAGAGGCTGACAACAGCGCTTTGGTTGAAGACGATTTTAACGACGCAATGTATGAAGGCTTTAGAATCGGCGCGTTGGTTGATCTCAACGAAGACTGGTCTCTGCTGTTAGGTTATGGTCATCAAGACTTGGAGACCGATGGTGTATTCCAGGCCGATCCCAACTTAGGTACAGATAGTCCGTCTGTGCAGCGTTTTAGCCCAGACACCTTGGAAGATTCCTTTGATAACATTAACTGGAAGCTCGAAGGCCGTATTGGCGCGCTAGACATTGTTTACGCTGGTGCCTATACCAAGCGCGAAACAGATCAGGTAGTGGATTACACCGATTACTTGTTTGTTGGTCAGTATCTTCCTTACTATATCTGTGACACTACAGTGACCTATCCTGAGTACAACTACTACAATCCCGGTTATGCCTCAAACATTCCTGCTGGCACTTGCTACGCACCGGATACCTATGTTGAAAGCTACAGTGAAACTACCGTTAGCACTCATGAACTGCGTTTCACTACAGATCAAGATAAGTCTATCCGCGCAACTGGTGGCGCCTTCTATAGTGACTTGGAACTTCAAGAGCGGGTCAACTTCCGCTATCCGGGTATGACTCAAGCTAACTTCTGGAATCTATATGACGGCGCAGATTCACCGCTAAATTTGCCTTTTGATGACGGCTTTTTGTCTCAGACTGGTGCTTTCGAGCGCGACACAATTTTCAGAAACGATATTAAGCGCACCGATGAGCAGGTTGGCGTTTTTGGTGAAGTAACCTTTGATCTAAACGATGAGTTCTCCTTTACTGCAGGCGCTCGTTGGTATGACGTTCGTGTTGATATGGAAGGTGGTGCCAACTCATCATTTGGTAATTTCTTTCAGGGCCAAGATGTCAACGCATTCGGTACTAACATCACCGATCTTTACGATGGTGATGGCAAGCTGACCTTTATTGGTGACAGTAAGCTGGCTACCCGAATCACATTTGAAGACGGTGTAACCTTCGATGAAGTTAAAGCAGCTCTAACTGCTGCTGATGGCTTTAGTGTTGGTCGTGGCTCTGTAGCCAATGCGCCCAATGCGATCAGTGATGTAGAAATCACCGGTATCCTCAACGCACTGAAAGCTCCAGATGAAGCCAAGACTAGCGGGACTATTGTCAAGGCGACATTGAACTGGACGCCTAATGAAAACGTGCTGTTCTACGGCACTTATTCCGAAGGCTTCCGTCCTGGTCTGCTGAACCGTCCTGGTGGCGCCTCTAATGCTGCTGGCTACACTGTGCCATTTGAGCTGATGACCGATGAAGTGACCAACTATGAATTTGGTTGGAAAACTGATCTGTTAAACGGCCAGTTACGCTTCAATGGTAGTGCGTTCTTTGTAGAGATTGAAAACCTGCAAACTACAATCTTCGATCCTTCGATTGCTAACCTGTTCTTCTCAGATAACGCAGCAAACGCCGAAGTGACTGGTGTAGAAACTGACTTTATCTTGGCACTGGATTCGCTTCAGGGTTTGACTATTAGTGGTGGCATGTCGATCTTAGACACTGAGATCACTAAGGTTCTAACGCCAACAGACGACGTTGTTAAGGGCGATTCACTGGCATTTGCTCCGGAATTCCAAGCCAATTTGCAGGCGCGCTATGAATGGGCTCTGTCATCTGGGTTTGTTGCTCACGTGATGCCTCATGTTGCGCACTCGGATAAGTCTTATAGTGATATCATCCGCATGAATCGCGATGAGATCCAGGGCTGGACCATGGTGGGTATCACTGCTGGTATAACGGGTGAAACCTGGGGTGCCGAGTTGTTTGTCGACAACCTGACGGATCAGCGCGCCGAACTGTCGCGAAACTTCGTTAACGACAGAGAGCGTGTTTCATACGCAAGACCCCGCACTATGGGAATGCGTCTGACTTACAATTTCTAA